Proteins encoded in a region of the Gammaproteobacteria bacterium genome:
- a CDS encoding sigma-70 family RNA polymerase sigma factor yields the protein MLRDSEQELINAAQAGNVAAFERLVRPVERQMLAVAAGIAQNADDANDIFQDAMLSAFKSIGSFQGGSKFSTWLHRIVVNTSLSYRRKFKRFWQQTTELHDGVEYEEQHCTDAYTPEESLLSAELNTQLNTALATLTERERIAFVLCHQQELRLKEAAEIMNCNENSLKVFLFRARGKLRQQLDPYHRQR from the coding sequence GTGTTAAGGGATTCCGAGCAGGAACTCATCAACGCCGCACAGGCTGGCAATGTTGCCGCCTTTGAACGGCTGGTGCGTCCGGTGGAGCGGCAGATGCTCGCGGTTGCCGCTGGAATAGCTCAGAACGCCGACGATGCCAATGACATCTTCCAGGATGCCATGCTGTCAGCATTCAAGTCGATCGGTTCCTTTCAAGGTGGCAGCAAGTTCAGTACCTGGTTGCACCGGATCGTGGTGAATACCTCGTTGTCCTACCGGCGCAAGTTCAAGCGTTTCTGGCAGCAGACCACTGAGCTTCATGACGGCGTTGAGTATGAGGAACAGCACTGTACGGATGCCTACACGCCAGAGGAATCGTTGTTATCTGCAGAGTTGAACACACAGCTCAACACTGCGCTGGCCACTTTGACTGAGCGGGAGCGCATCGCCTTTGTCCTGTGTCATCAGCAGGAGCTCAGGCTGAAAGAGGCCGCTGAAATCATGAACTGCAACGAAAATTCACTCAAAGTCTTCCTGTTTCGCGCCCGGGGAAAGCTAAGACAACAGCTCGATCCCTATCACCGGCAGCGCTAA
- a CDS encoding D-alanyl-D-alanine carboxypeptidase — MGNLTPILTAFQRLALFLLLACGTLAFPVAGQDRLAALAGDGGVMLQAPDGEVLVSLNPDRQLIPASLVKIPLAQVALTVLGEDFRFQTEFYRNDSGDLLIRGLGDPYLVSEEINSITVLLAQQSLNQVRRLVVDDSAFEPDPDLPLERGTDQPYGARNSALAVNFNTVNLAWSEDGRLLSAEPQTPLTPLARELGAPLSPGEPQRINLGEDPRAGLLQVQQLFRLFLEGSGITVSDANFYHEPVTDDWTLVYRHFNSRSLRDNLDGLLRYSNNFIANQLFLTLGAHRSGYPATSASARAALQQQLAELYGAGFGNDPRSLLMLEGSGLSRQQRSSAAGMLHILEAFRPYADLLPEVDGNLRKSGTLTGVYNFAGYLPGPDGLYPFVIMTSQAANNRAEILRLLRQRL, encoded by the coding sequence ATGGGAAATTTGACACCTATTCTTACCGCTTTTCAGAGGCTCGCGCTCTTCCTGCTGCTGGCCTGCGGCACCCTGGCGTTCCCGGTGGCGGGGCAGGACAGGCTGGCCGCACTGGCAGGAGACGGCGGCGTGATGCTGCAGGCACCTGATGGGGAAGTCCTGGTGAGCCTGAACCCTGATCGTCAACTCATACCCGCTTCGCTGGTCAAGATCCCCCTGGCACAGGTGGCATTGACGGTGCTCGGGGAGGACTTTCGCTTTCAGACCGAATTTTATCGTAATGACAGCGGCGATCTGCTGATCCGGGGCCTGGGTGATCCTTACCTGGTGTCAGAGGAGATAAACAGCATCACCGTCCTGCTGGCACAACAGAGCTTGAATCAAGTCCGGCGCCTTGTTGTGGATGACTCGGCCTTTGAGCCTGATCCGGATCTGCCTCTCGAACGGGGCACCGATCAACCCTATGGTGCCCGCAACAGCGCGCTGGCGGTCAATTTCAATACGGTGAATCTGGCCTGGTCTGAAGACGGCAGGCTGCTCTCAGCGGAACCCCAGACTCCCTTGACGCCCCTTGCCCGCGAGCTCGGCGCACCACTCTCTCCGGGTGAGCCTCAGCGCATCAATCTGGGTGAGGATCCGCGCGCCGGTCTGTTGCAGGTTCAACAGCTGTTTCGGCTTTTCTTGGAGGGGTCTGGTATCACAGTATCAGATGCCAACTTCTATCATGAACCGGTGACAGATGACTGGACGCTGGTCTACCGGCATTTCAATTCCCGCTCGCTGCGGGATAACCTGGACGGCCTGCTTCGCTACTCCAACAATTTCATCGCCAACCAGCTTTTTCTCACCCTCGGGGCGCACCGCAGCGGCTACCCGGCAACCAGCGCGTCTGCCAGGGCGGCCCTGCAGCAGCAGCTTGCCGAGCTGTACGGGGCAGGCTTTGGCAACGACCCACGCTCGCTGCTGATGCTGGAAGGTTCCGGCCTGTCCCGCCAGCAGCGCAGCAGCGCCGCCGGCATGCTGCACATCCTTGAGGCCTTCAGGCCCTATGCCGACCTGCTTCCCGAGGTGGACGGCAACCTGCGCAAGAGCGGCACCCTGACCGGTGTCTACAACTTCGCCGGCTATCTGCCCGGGCCCGATGGCCTGTATCCCTTCGTCATAATGACCAGCCAGGCGGCCAATAATCGCGCGGAGATTCTGCGGTTATTGCGCCAGCGGCTATGA
- a CDS encoding HlyD family efflux transporter periplasmic adaptor subunit, with product MKMSSRIRRPFEDLFRKLPWLLVLGVSGLVAALIIATGPSAAPVEQVETAWPVSVKTARPENLAPVLLTFGRLESRQVANLNTSISAPVKEIHRHEGEWVEAGELLIELDATELQLAYEIALANYQRNQAQLKSVGTEQQLAENLVAEYRQLNEITQARLQRVRDLHERGMIADSELDATRQQASEQAILVEEHLARVADFPNRVAQQQANVDESAAYLERARIDLAQTRVVAPFAGRVISTEVTQGDRVTAGTSLVRIADYSGLEIRTSIAAGTAALLRDSISRGQVVTATSELDGRRLSFPLVRLAADVKPGQSGIDAFFCQ from the coding sequence ATGAAGATGTCGAGCCGGATACGCAGACCCTTCGAAGATCTGTTCAGGAAATTGCCCTGGCTGCTGGTGCTGGGTGTTTCGGGGTTGGTGGCGGCTCTCATTATTGCCACCGGTCCCAGCGCCGCCCCGGTTGAGCAGGTCGAAACTGCCTGGCCGGTGTCCGTGAAGACGGCAAGGCCGGAAAACCTTGCGCCGGTGTTACTGACTTTTGGCAGGCTGGAATCCCGCCAGGTGGCAAACCTCAATACCAGTATCAGCGCGCCGGTAAAGGAAATACATCGCCACGAAGGCGAATGGGTGGAAGCCGGCGAGTTGCTGATTGAGCTGGATGCAACCGAGCTGCAGCTGGCTTACGAGATAGCCCTGGCAAATTATCAGCGCAATCAGGCGCAACTGAAATCCGTTGGAACCGAACAACAGCTGGCCGAGAACCTGGTTGCCGAGTACCGGCAGCTTAACGAGATAACTCAAGCCAGGCTGCAGCGGGTAAGAGATCTGCATGAACGGGGCATGATCGCAGACTCTGAACTGGACGCTACCCGCCAGCAGGCCAGTGAACAGGCCATCCTGGTCGAGGAACACCTGGCCCGGGTCGCGGACTTCCCCAACCGTGTCGCCCAGCAACAGGCCAATGTGGACGAATCCGCCGCCTACCTGGAGCGAGCCCGCATTGACCTGGCGCAGACCCGCGTAGTGGCGCCATTTGCCGGGCGTGTTATCAGTACCGAAGTGACCCAGGGTGACCGCGTAACAGCCGGTACCAGCCTGGTGCGCATCGCCGATTATTCGGGCCTGGAAATCCGTACCTCCATAGCGGCCGGCACGGCAGCTTTGTTGCGTGACAGCATTTCCCGGGGGCAGGTGGTCACGGCAACCAGCGAACTGGACGGCAGGCGGCTGAGCTTTCCCCTGGTGCGACTGGCAGCAGATGTGAAACCCGGTCAAAGCGGTATCGACGCTTTTTTTTGCCAGTGA
- a CDS encoding HEAT repeat domain-containing protein — translation MNKPEDREQLEDLVLRYLYGDLDNAERTSFERALSDNRQLQEILLREQALEHAIPLGTSVHIDDGRLEDNRHRMHRNLQRQVANRSPVSAFLQALIRKPSLMALQSAALAASFVLGILIDGSGGDGSAGNSPQSGVSPLALIGEQDYEISAMQVDRFDPLSGDIDLSFSMASETRMSGNVSDVGIRTLMTVALLNEIDEAARLDAIEVLQNASYTDEVSSSIIYVLNYDSNPGVRYSAVRSLVDYVEIEPVRNALRNALQDDVNPGVRVEAFNALARNPDSETLAVFRQRAEVDGNDYIRQRAREIIENPGNGVNNSEFF, via the coding sequence ATGAATAAGCCAGAAGACAGAGAGCAGCTCGAGGATCTGGTTTTACGCTATTTGTACGGTGATCTGGATAACGCCGAACGTACCAGCTTCGAGCGCGCGTTGTCAGACAACCGGCAACTGCAGGAGATCCTGCTTCGGGAACAGGCCCTTGAGCATGCAATTCCCCTGGGTACCAGTGTGCATATCGACGATGGCAGGCTTGAAGACAATCGGCACCGGATGCACCGGAATCTGCAACGGCAGGTTGCCAATCGTTCTCCGGTCAGTGCTTTTTTGCAGGCTCTGATCCGCAAGCCCTCACTGATGGCGTTGCAGTCGGCGGCACTGGCAGCCAGTTTTGTGCTGGGCATACTTATCGACGGTTCCGGCGGCGACGGTAGTGCCGGCAACAGTCCCCAGTCTGGTGTTTCGCCGCTGGCGCTGATAGGTGAACAGGATTATGAAATATCCGCCATGCAGGTGGATCGCTTCGATCCGCTCAGTGGTGATATTGATCTTTCGTTCTCTATGGCATCAGAGACACGAATGAGTGGCAATGTTTCCGATGTCGGCATAAGGACGCTGATGACGGTGGCGCTGCTCAATGAAATTGATGAAGCGGCCAGGCTGGATGCAATCGAAGTGCTGCAGAATGCGTCCTATACGGACGAAGTCTCTTCTTCAATCATCTATGTTCTCAATTACGACAGTAACCCCGGAGTTCGCTACTCGGCGGTACGCTCACTGGTGGATTACGTGGAAATTGAGCCGGTGAGGAACGCCTTGCGCAATGCCTTGCAGGATGATGTGAATCCTGGCGTGCGGGTGGAAGCGTTCAATGCCCTGGCTCGAAACCCGGACTCTGAAACCCTGGCGGTTTTCCGTCAACGGGCCGAAGTGGATGGCAATGACTATATTCGACAGCGGGCCAGGGAGATCATCGAAAATCCCGGCAACGGTGTAAACAACTCTGAATTTTTCTAA
- a CDS encoding efflux RND transporter permease subunit, translating into MNRSQTLIDLFVRHKVAPNLVMIMMILSGLWAASQINLQLDPSVNLPVVTIRAAWPGASAEDVEQLIVTPIEQQLANAVDLNSMRSSSRTGAADIRLEFVFDTDMTKALDTVKDRVAQVRNFPPDMEPIVVARATDYEPIAVVAISADGSLSELVPLVRALEQDLYSRGIERIDFDGMPEEEIAIQVSSGTLVELQTSLDRIADEVRRRSVDAPAGTVGRGQSEMQLRSLDQKRAVAEFQALELTLPPEGRLVRLTDIADIERRAKAGQSALTRNGMATIEMELYRLTSSDALLAAQVLEQWQQETAADLPAGVEINVYQESWILLRDQLQVIWENGLSGLVLVVITLLLFLNGRVGWWVMVGIPVSFLFATLIYFGIFEGSINVLALITFIMALGIVVDDAIVVSEDAVTLYQQGMSATEAAASGARRMLVPVLTSSLTTMAAFVPLLITGGELGAMIMTLPMVLLCVILASLVECFLVLPGHLKHSLGKMSREQPDSFRSRFDRRFFRFRDRYYRPLLDKALAAPGTTLCLAVGCVLVSMSLLVSGRVGLNMVTGVSPEMLEANVKFSAQASEADRLGFMAMLEQTMTTTDRELGGVNIAGFITKFNSARLNQERQTGNQYASLRLEYAWEETRQARPQDFVDSWRQKVSRPPFVEELYLEVTGGANNGRPDISLVLRGRDVPTLKQASEELQAALASYPGVSNVFDDLPYGKDQIVYALNPAGKSLGISTESLGRQLRAAYNGQRVQVFNQEDSEIEVNVMLPDAERDHMTSLKQLPVVTPGGELVALGMIADLRNRSGIDVINHNNGFMSVVVSASVDPRVNNADQIVTHISNNALAEIRDRYNLTSALDGVTLQNQQILNTMKLGAVLTIIFIYLILAWSFASYTWPLAVMTAIPLGLTGAVIGHLVMGYDLGVMSLLAFFSLTGIVVNDSIILISFFRRALAEGLSVNDAIHKASLSRFRAVVLTSLTTIAGLGPLMFETFSLALYMVPIAITLCFGLAFSTLLVLLVIPALIVMIENSRESLRAMVSRRLGQQAQTLQGEA; encoded by the coding sequence ATGAACAGGAGCCAGACACTGATCGACCTGTTTGTGCGCCACAAAGTGGCGCCCAATCTGGTGATGATCATGATGATTCTTTCCGGGCTGTGGGCAGCCTCGCAGATCAACCTGCAACTGGATCCCAGCGTTAACCTGCCGGTGGTGACAATCCGGGCCGCCTGGCCGGGCGCGTCTGCAGAAGACGTGGAGCAGCTGATCGTTACGCCAATCGAGCAGCAGCTGGCGAATGCGGTCGACCTCAACAGCATGCGTTCCAGCAGTCGCACGGGCGCAGCCGATATCCGCTTGGAATTCGTTTTCGACACCGACATGACCAAGGCCCTGGATACAGTGAAGGACCGGGTCGCCCAGGTGCGTAATTTCCCGCCGGATATGGAGCCCATCGTGGTGGCACGGGCCACCGATTACGAACCCATTGCCGTGGTTGCGATCAGTGCCGACGGCTCGCTGTCGGAGCTGGTGCCCCTGGTGCGGGCCCTGGAGCAGGATCTTTATTCCCGTGGTATCGAGCGCATCGACTTCGATGGGATGCCGGAAGAAGAAATCGCCATTCAGGTGAGCAGCGGCACACTGGTGGAGCTGCAGACCAGCCTGGATCGGATCGCCGATGAGGTCCGACGTCGCAGCGTGGACGCGCCGGCCGGTACCGTGGGACGCGGACAGAGTGAGATGCAGTTGCGCAGCCTGGACCAGAAGCGTGCCGTGGCGGAATTTCAGGCTCTGGAATTGACGCTGCCACCGGAGGGCCGCCTGGTTCGTCTGACCGACATTGCTGACATTGAGCGCCGGGCCAAGGCCGGTCAGTCAGCATTGACCAGGAACGGCATGGCCACTATTGAAATGGAGCTCTACCGGCTGACCAGTTCCGACGCGCTGCTGGCAGCCCAGGTGCTGGAGCAATGGCAGCAGGAAACGGCAGCGGACCTGCCGGCAGGGGTCGAGATCAACGTTTACCAGGAATCCTGGATCCTGTTGCGGGATCAGCTGCAGGTAATCTGGGAGAACGGCTTGTCCGGCCTGGTGCTGGTGGTTATTACCCTGTTGCTGTTTCTCAATGGCAGGGTGGGCTGGTGGGTCATGGTCGGTATCCCGGTAAGCTTCCTGTTCGCCACGCTGATCTACTTCGGTATTTTCGAGGGCAGTATCAATGTTCTGGCGCTCATCACCTTCATCATGGCTCTGGGTATCGTAGTGGACGATGCCATCGTGGTGAGTGAAGACGCGGTGACTCTCTATCAACAGGGCATGTCTGCCACTGAAGCTGCCGCCAGCGGGGCCAGGCGCATGCTGGTACCGGTTCTGACGTCGTCGCTGACCACCATGGCGGCCTTTGTGCCGCTGTTGATCACCGGTGGTGAACTGGGCGCGATGATCATGACTCTGCCCATGGTACTGCTGTGTGTGATACTGGCTTCACTGGTGGAATGTTTTCTGGTCTTGCCGGGGCATCTGAAACATAGCCTGGGAAAGATGTCGCGGGAACAGCCGGACAGTTTTCGCAGCAGGTTCGACCGGCGATTCTTCCGCTTCCGTGATCGTTACTACCGCCCTCTGCTCGATAAAGCCCTGGCAGCGCCAGGTACCACACTCTGTCTGGCTGTCGGCTGTGTCTTAGTGTCCATGAGCCTGCTTGTCAGTGGCCGGGTCGGGCTGAACATGGTCACCGGGGTGAGCCCCGAGATGCTGGAAGCCAATGTTAAATTCAGCGCCCAGGCCAGCGAAGCCGATCGCCTCGGGTTCATGGCAATGCTGGAACAGACCATGACGACGACGGACCGCGAGCTGGGCGGGGTCAATATCGCCGGCTTCATCACCAAGTTCAACAGTGCCAGGCTGAACCAGGAGAGGCAGACTGGTAATCAGTATGCCTCATTGCGGCTGGAATACGCCTGGGAAGAAACCCGTCAGGCCCGCCCCCAGGACTTCGTCGACAGCTGGCGGCAGAAGGTATCCCGCCCCCCTTTCGTGGAGGAGTTGTATCTGGAAGTTACCGGCGGCGCCAACAACGGCCGGCCGGATATTTCGCTGGTATTGCGCGGGCGCGATGTCCCCACATTGAAGCAGGCGTCAGAGGAACTGCAGGCAGCCCTGGCCTCCTACCCCGGCGTTTCCAATGTGTTTGACGACCTGCCCTACGGCAAGGATCAGATTGTTTACGCGTTGAACCCGGCAGGGAAATCCCTGGGGATATCCACCGAGTCCCTGGGTCGACAACTGCGCGCCGCCTATAACGGTCAGCGGGTTCAGGTATTCAACCAGGAAGATTCAGAAATTGAAGTGAATGTCATGTTGCCCGATGCCGAGCGGGACCACATGACTTCCCTGAAGCAGTTACCAGTTGTTACCCCCGGCGGCGAGCTGGTGGCTCTGGGCATGATCGCAGACCTGCGTAACCGCAGCGGTATCGATGTCATCAATCACAACAACGGCTTCATGTCAGTGGTGGTCAGTGCCAGTGTTGACCCGAGGGTGAATAACGCGGATCAGATTGTTACCCATATCAGTAACAACGCCCTGGCGGAAATACGGGATCGCTACAACCTGACTTCCGCCCTTGATGGGGTCACCCTGCAAAATCAGCAGATTCTGAACACCATGAAACTGGGTGCGGTGCTGACGATCATCTTTATTTATTTAATTCTGGCCTGGTCGTTTGCGTCGTACACCTGGCCCCTGGCGGTCATGACCGCCATCCCTCTGGGCCTCACCGGCGCCGTCATCGGTCATCTGGTGATGGGCTACGATCTTGGCGTCATGTCCCTGCTGGCGTTCTTCTCCCTGACCGGAATCGTCGTCAACGACTCGATTATTCTGATCAGTTTCTTCCGCCGCGCCCTGGCTGAAGGGCTGTCCGTCAACGATGCCATCCATAAGGCGTCACTGTCCCGGTTCCGGGCGGTGGTGCTGACTTCACTGACAACCATCGCAGGCCTTGGACCCTTGATGTTCGAGACCTTCAGCCTGGCCCTGTACATGGTGCCCATAGCCATCACCCTCTGCTTCGGGCTGGCGTTTTCCACACTGCTGGTGTTGCTGGTGATCCCGGCCCTGATTGTAATGATCGAGAACTCCAGGGAATCGCTGCGTGCCATGGTTTCCAGGCGATTGGGCCAGCAGGCGCAGACGCTGCAGGGAGAGGCCTAG
- a CDS encoding alpha/beta hydrolase, which produces MNFRIYNQDVRIAYMDVAPTGPANGRTVIFHHGGLYYGWYWQSQIEALSNEGYRVIVKDRLGWGKSSKPILPYSISLWASNTARLMDHLGIEEAAMVGHSIGGQMVTRFAFLYPERTTHLVTVNQVGLTDRRAGRGFRPMTGEVDANPDMEAVFDGLLRWAEENYVTWQPQFAEHMRIRYGQRLSGDWPRMAYVSALTGQMRGMDTVVNDWQHIQTRTLIMGGEEDYPTFAEEARHAGQVFPNAEVFLIPDVGHNPHEEVPDIVNAALIRFLGS; this is translated from the coding sequence ATGAATTTCAGAATTTACAACCAGGATGTCCGGATTGCCTACATGGACGTCGCGCCAACCGGGCCGGCTAATGGTCGAACGGTCATCTTCCATCATGGCGGTCTCTACTATGGCTGGTACTGGCAATCACAGATCGAGGCCTTGAGCAACGAAGGCTACCGGGTGATCGTGAAGGACCGCCTCGGCTGGGGTAAATCCTCCAAACCAATTCTCCCTTACAGCATCAGCCTGTGGGCTTCCAATACGGCGCGGCTGATGGATCACCTGGGTATCGAAGAGGCGGCGATGGTAGGCCATTCTATCGGTGGGCAGATGGTTACCCGCTTTGCCTTTCTGTACCCGGAGAGAACCACCCACCTGGTCACCGTCAACCAGGTGGGGCTGACGGACAGACGAGCAGGGCGCGGGTTCAGGCCAATGACCGGCGAGGTGGATGCCAACCCGGACATGGAAGCCGTCTTCGACGGCCTGCTGAGATGGGCTGAGGAAAATTACGTCACCTGGCAACCGCAGTTTGCGGAGCATATGCGAATTCGTTATGGGCAGCGGCTCAGTGGCGACTGGCCCCGCATGGCCTATGTGAGCGCGCTGACCGGCCAGATGCGTGGCATGGATACGGTAGTCAACGACTGGCAGCATATCCAGACCAGAACCCTGATTATGGGTGGAGAAGAGGACTACCCGACCTTTGCCGAGGAAGCCCGTCATGCGGGCCAGGTGTTTCCCAATGCCGAAGTTTTTCTGATTCCCGACGTTGGCCACAATCCTCATGAGGAAGTGCCGGATATCGTAAATGCGGCGCTGATTCGGTTTTTAGGGTCTTAA
- a CDS encoding LLM class flavin-dependent oxidoreductase, which produces MMKLSVLDQSPVRSGSTARAALQETFALAKQCDELGYHRYWLAEHHASDALAGCSPEVLLGRLGAETQRIRIGSGGIMLPHYSPYKVAENFKLLQTLYPDRVDLGVGRAPGTDPFTAAALRYGSTVGPQHFPAMVADLQALINDTEPVTRGMEGARAFPLVEQPPEMWMLGSSEDSAGFAADAGLPYSFAYFINPSIRTDIFTLYRQQFRPGPNLESPHTSLCVFTVCAETEEEAWRLSRSRDLWFVRLLQGAPGPVPTVEEATSYPYADAERRAIEANRDKRAVGTPAQVKARLLSLAEEFGADELMILTITHDPVARARSYALLAAEFGLGV; this is translated from the coding sequence ATGATGAAACTCTCAGTACTGGATCAGTCCCCCGTCCGCAGCGGCAGCACCGCCCGGGCCGCCCTGCAGGAAACATTCGCCCTGGCAAAGCAGTGTGATGAGCTGGGATACCATCGTTACTGGCTGGCGGAGCACCATGCGTCCGACGCCCTGGCAGGTTGTTCCCCGGAAGTACTGCTGGGGCGGCTCGGTGCCGAGACGCAGCGCATACGAATCGGTTCCGGGGGTATCATGCTGCCCCATTACAGTCCCTACAAAGTGGCGGAAAATTTCAAACTGTTGCAGACCCTGTATCCCGACCGGGTCGACCTCGGCGTGGGCCGGGCGCCGGGCACCGATCCGTTTACTGCGGCCGCCCTGCGCTACGGGTCGACTGTCGGGCCGCAACATTTTCCCGCCATGGTCGCCGACTTGCAGGCGCTGATAAACGATACTGAACCGGTCACCCGCGGAATGGAAGGCGCCAGGGCGTTTCCCCTGGTAGAGCAGCCGCCGGAAATGTGGATGCTGGGTTCCAGTGAGGACAGCGCCGGCTTTGCCGCCGACGCGGGCCTGCCCTACAGCTTTGCCTATTTTATCAACCCATCTATTCGCACCGACATTTTCACCCTGTATCGTCAGCAGTTCCGACCGGGTCCCAACCTGGAAAGCCCCCACACCAGTCTGTGTGTATTTACTGTCTGTGCCGAGACAGAAGAAGAAGCGTGGCGCCTGTCACGCAGTCGCGATCTCTGGTTTGTGCGTCTGTTGCAGGGGGCTCCCGGACCGGTGCCCACCGTGGAGGAAGCCACCAGTTACCCTTATGCCGATGCCGAGCGGCGGGCCATCGAGGCCAATCGCGATAAGCGTGCGGTAGGCACTCCCGCGCAGGTGAAAGCCCGTTTGCTCAGCCTTGCAGAGGAATTTGGCGCCGATGAACTGATGATTCTCACCATCACCCACGATCCGGTTGCCCGCGCCCGGTCCTATGCCCTGCTTGCTGCCGAGTTCGGACTTGGGGTGTAA
- a CDS encoding mechanosensitive ion channel, with product MMLPEILTSYLPLALATLICALLLGLLHFFLIHRQKSLSSEEKFPRQLLLLGLTILALVILVLTAPLSESSRNQVLGLLGIVVSGVLAFSSTSFVTNFMGAIGLRVTQPFKVGDFITVGDHFGKVVSRGLLDTEIQTETRELIAIPNATFTQKPVVVARRSGVILTSTVSLGYDIPHSTIEPLMVAAAVKAGLEEPFIHVLSLDDFAVSYKVGGLLTDVERILTVRSDLNRQILDIVHGAGLEIVSPTVTRHITQDAETRIIPAKVAPSDGKESVEAEEIAFDKARALDQLESEKQRLSERLEDKKSLDESERERLRQQLSLIKEQEKQLRDSE from the coding sequence ATGATGCTGCCGGAAATTCTGACTTCCTATCTGCCGCTGGCCCTGGCCACGCTAATCTGCGCACTGCTGCTGGGGCTGCTGCACTTCTTCCTGATTCATCGTCAGAAATCACTGTCCAGCGAAGAAAAATTTCCCCGTCAGTTACTGTTGCTGGGGCTGACAATCCTGGCACTGGTCATTCTGGTGCTGACCGCACCCTTGAGTGAGTCGTCACGAAACCAGGTGCTGGGGTTGCTGGGTATTGTCGTGTCCGGTGTGCTGGCCTTCTCGTCGACCTCCTTCGTCACCAACTTCATGGGCGCTATCGGCCTGCGCGTGACACAACCGTTCAAGGTGGGGGACTTCATTACCGTCGGAGACCATTTTGGCAAGGTGGTTTCCCGGGGCCTGCTGGATACCGAGATTCAGACGGAAACCCGGGAACTGATTGCCATTCCCAATGCAACGTTTACCCAGAAGCCGGTGGTAGTGGCCCGTCGTTCCGGGGTTATCCTGACCAGCACGGTATCATTGGGATACGATATTCCGCACAGCACGATCGAGCCGTTGATGGTGGCTGCTGCCGTCAAGGCGGGGTTGGAAGAGCCGTTTATCCATGTGTTGAGCCTTGATGATTTCGCTGTCTCCTACAAAGTCGGCGGTCTGCTGACCGACGTGGAACGCATACTCACGGTCAGATCGGATCTCAACCGGCAAATACTGGACATTGTTCACGGTGCCGGGTTGGAAATCGTTTCTCCAACTGTCACCAGACACATTACCCAGGACGCCGAAACCCGCATTATCCCGGCGAAAGTGGCGCCGTCAGACGGCAAAGAGTCAGTCGAGGCGGAAGAAATCGCCTTCGACAAGGCCAGGGCGCTTGACCAGCTGGAAAGCGAGAAACAACGGCTCAGCGAACGGCTCGAAGATAAAAAGAGTCTCGATGAGTCAGAGCGCGAGCGATTGCGTCAGCAGTTGTCACTCATCAAGGAGCAGGAAAAACAGCTTCGCGACAGCGAGTAA